In Juglans microcarpa x Juglans regia isolate MS1-56 chromosome 7D, Jm3101_v1.0, whole genome shotgun sequence, the following are encoded in one genomic region:
- the LOC121239158 gene encoding protein VACUOLELESS1, translating to MANVSVAAEWQLLGDRYYRKPDLYHPLRWKHIDLSRNKVACAPFGGPIALIRDDSKIVQLYAESALRKLRIFNSAGVPLSDTIWKNPGGRLIGLSWTDDQTLVCIVQDGTVYRYTAHAEPLEPNFSILGQEYLDENVVECVFWGNGVVCVTDACKVFSIADFKSKSPRPLRLADPAPEGIEELPHCVAVIEPQYTMSGNVEVLLAIGDGVVMVEEDEVQPLPLPPGDGPLQKMVVSGDGRFVASFTHDGRMAVYSTRFEKIFEYECESALPPEQLAWCGLDSVLLYWDDMLLMVGPSDEPVRYLYDEPIVLIPECDGVRILSNSSIEFLQLVPNSTVSIFKIGSTSPAALLYDALDHFDRRSAKADENLRLIRSSLSEAVEACVDAAGHEFDVSRQRTLLRAASYGQAFCSNFHRDRIQEMCKTLRVLNAVRSPEIGIPLSIQQYKLLTPSVLIGRLINAHQHLLALRISDYLGMNQEVVIMHWACSKITASLAIPDATLLEILLDKLKLCKGISYAAVAAHADKNGRRKLAAMLVEHEPRSSKQVPLLLSIGEEDTALIKATESGDTDLVYLVLFHILQKRQPLEFFGMIQARTLARDLFIIYARCYKHEFLKDFFLSTGQLQEVAFLLWKESWELGKNPMASKGSPLHGPRIKLTEKAHNLFSETKEHTFESKAAEEHAKLLRMQHELEVTTKQAIFVDSSISDTIRTCIVLGNHRAAMKVKTEFKVSEKRWYWLKIFALATIRDWDALEKFSKEKRPPIGYRPFVEACIEADEKGEALKYIPKLTDPRERAESYARIGMAKEAADAASQAKDGELLGRLKLTFAQNAAASSIFDTLRDRLSFQGVS from the exons ATGGCGAACGTCTCGGTGGCCGCTGAGTGGCAGCTCCTCGGCGATCGCTATTACCGCAAGCCTGATCTCTACCACCCGTTGCGGTGGAAGCACATCGACCTTAGTCGTAATAAGGTCGCCTGCGCTCCCTTCGGAGGGCCCATCGCCCTCATCCGGGACGACTCCAAGATCGTCCAGCTCTACGCCGAGTCTGCCCTCCGCAAGCTCCGCATCTTCAACTCCGCCGGTGTCCCACTCTCCGACACCATCTGGAAGAACCCCGGAGGCCGACTGATCGGCCTCTCTTGGACCGACGACCAAACCCTCGTCTGCATCGTCCAAGACGGCACCGTTTACCGCTACACCGCCCACGCCGAGCCCCTTGAGCCCAACTTCTCGATCCTAGGGCAAGAGTACCTGGACGAGAACGTGGTCGAGTGCGTTTTCTGGGGAAACGGTGTCGTCTGCGTGACGGACGCTTGCAAGGTCTTTTCCATTGCTGATTTTAAGAGCAAAAGCCCGAGGCCATTGAGGCTTGCGGACCCGGCACCGGAGGGGATCGAGGAGCTGCCGCATTGCGTCGCCGTGATCGAGCCCCAGTACACCATGTCCGGGAACGTAGAGGTTCTTTTGGCGATTGGCGATGGGGTGGTGATGGTGGAGGAGGACGAGGTACAGCCGTTGCCATTGCCACCCGGCGATGGACCGCTTCAGAAGATGGTGGTCTCAGGGGACGGGAGGTTTGTCGCGTCTTTTACGCACGATGGCCGAATGGCGGTGTACTCTACGAGGTTCGAGAAGATCTTTGAATACGAATGCGAG TCAGCTCTTCCTCCTGAGCAGCTAGCATGGTGTGGTTTAGACAGTGTGCTACTGTATTGGGATGATATGCTTCTGATGGTGGGTCCTTCTGACGAACCGGTGCGCTACCTGTATGATGAACCAATAGTTCTTATCCCCGAGTGTGATGGAGTGAGGATATTGTCTAACTCAAGTATAGAATTTCTACAACTGGTGCCTAATTCCACTGTATCCATCTTTAAGATTGGGAGTACATCGCCTGCTGCTTTACTGTATGATGCTTTGGATCATTTTGACAGGCGCAGTGCCAAG GCAGATGAAAACTTGAGATTGATAAGATCCTCCTTGTCAGAGGCTGTTGAAGCATGTGTTGATGCAGCTGGTCATGAATTTGATGTTTCACGACAAAGGACACTGCTAAGAGCTGCCAGCTATGGCCAAGCCTTTTGCAG CAATTTTCACCGTGACCGTATTCAAGAAATGTGTAAAACTTTGCGAGTCTTAAATGCTGTGCGCAGCCCTGAGATTGGCATTCCTCTCAGTATCCAGCAATATAAG CTACTTACACCGTCTGTTCTGATTGGTCGTTTGATTAATGCACACCAACACCTTCTTGCCCTGCGGATATCAGATTACCTTGGAATGAATCAA GAGGTGGTGATAATGCACTGGGCATGTTCAAAGATAACTGCTTCATTAGCAATCCCTGATGCCACTCTCCTTGAAATCTTACTGGATAAG TTGAAATTATGCAAAGGAATATCCTATGCTGCAGTTGCTGCCCATGCTGATAAGAATGGCCGCCGGAAATTAGCTGCTATGCTTGTTGAACATGAACCACGTTCCTCAAAACAG GTCCCTCTTCTTTTAAGCATAGGAGAAGAAGATACAGCTTTGATTAAGGCAACTGAAAGTGGTGATACTGACCTTGTTTATCTTGTTCTGTTCCATATCTTGCAAAAG AGGCAACCGTTGGAGTTTTTTGGAATGATACAGGCCAGAACCCTGGCACgggatttatttataatttatgcacG GTGTTATAAGCATGAATTCCTGAAGGACTTCTTCCTATCAACTGGACAACTCCAA GAGGTTGCTTTTCTGTTATGGAAAGAATCATGGGAACTAGGAAAGAATCCCATGGCAAGCAAAGGATCTCCACTCCATGGTCCACGCATAAAACTTACTGAGAAGGCCCACAATCTTTTCTCAGAAACGAAGGAACATACCTTTGAGTCAAAGGCTGCTGAAGAGCATGCAAAATTGTTAAG AATGCAACATGAGTTGGAGGTGACTACAAAGCAGGCCATTTTTGTTGATTCAAGCATTAGCGACACAATTCGCACGTGTATTGTATTGGGAAATCATCGAGCTGCAATGAAAGTGAAAACAGAATTCAAG GTTTCTGAGAAGAGGTGGTATTGGCTTAAGATCTTTGCTTTGGCCACGATCAGAGATTGGGATGCACTGGAAAAGTTCTCAAAGGAGAAGAGACCGCCAATTG GCTACCGTCCATTTGTGGAGGCCTGCATTGAGGCAGACGAAAAAGGGGAAGCTCTAAAATATATCCCCAAACTCACAGATCCTCGAGAAAGAGCTGAG TCTTATGCTCGGATTGGCATGGCCAAGGAAGCTGCTGATGCTGCATCGCAGGCGAAAGATGGTGAATTGCTTGGTAGATTGAAATTGACCTTTGCACAGAATGCAGCCGCTTCATCAATTTTTGATACGCTTCGTGACAGACTTTCCTTCCAAGGAGTTTCTTAA
- the LOC121238211 gene encoding F-box protein At4g18380-like, which translates to MDSNQEDHFDRLPDAIPLLICNKLLDAKTLIRCLSVSKRFASLISQIDTVFLPLPRVVPDPKPRGGLPKKVFKVFVQNLVTKHVRFLHHIISARHAKNLKPNHFLYHSPCGVLKNFNGVKTLHLELPCIGCDMEFDGGDHSLRLLKWKAEFGEELKCCVILGATSFERKKLSSTNSTTGNEVRDEEEQEQECFQYLLKEIVAKCCTLQRVVVTDVSKQWKLCMAEEHIVELRNIITMTRWGCCRRGLQYQIRA; encoded by the coding sequence ATGGATTCCAACCAAGAAGATCATTTTGATCGTCTTCCAGATGCAATTCCCCTCCTCATATGCAATAAACTCCTTGATGCTAAGACTCTAATCAGATGCCTCTCAGTCTCGAAGCGTTTTGcttctcttatttctcaaattgACACTGTTTTTCTTCCCCTCCCTCGTGTTGTGCCTGATCCAAAACCCAGGGGTGGCTTACCCAAAAAAGTTTTCAAGGTTTTTGTGCAGAATTTGGTCACAAAACACGTTCGATTTCTTCACCATATCATTTCTGCTAGACATGCTAAAAACTTAAAGCCTAACCATTTCTTATACCATTCCCCTTGTGGAGTTTTGAAAAACTTCAATGGGGTAAAGACTTTGCATTTAGAGCTACCTTGTATTGGCTGTGACATGGAATTTGACGGTGGTGATCATTCATTAAGATTGCTCAAGTGGAAAGCTGAATTTGGAGAAGAGCTCAAGTGTTGCGTAATCCTTGGGGCAACATCTTTTGAAAGGAAGAAACTTTCATCAACGAACAGTACTACTGGAAACGAAGTACGTgatgaagaagaacaagaacaagaatgTTTTCAATACTTGTTGAAAGAGATTGTTGCAAAGTGCTGCACGCTTCAAAGGGTTGTTGTTACGGATGTAAGCAAGCAATGGAAGCTTTGTATGGCTGAAGAACATATCGTTGAGTTGAGGAATATTATTACTATGACTCGATGGGGATGTTGTCGGAGAGGACTCCAATACCAAATTCGTGCATGA
- the LOC121238851 gene encoding serine--glyoxylate aminotransferase: MDYVYGPGRNHLFVPGPVNIPEPVIRAMNRNNEDYRSPAIPALTKTLLEDVKKIFKTTSGIPFLIPTTGTGAWESALTNTLSPGDRIVSFLIGQFSLLWIDQQQRLNFNVDVIESEWGQGANLDILASKLAADTAHTIKAICIVHNETATGVTNNLAKVRKILDDYRHPALFLVDGVSSIGALDYRMDEWGIDVSITGSQKALSLPTGIGFVCASPKALEASKTAKSVRVFFDWKDYLKFYNMGTFWPYTPSIQLLYGLRAALDLIFEEGLDNVIARHSRLGKATRLAVEAWGLKNCTQKEEWFSDTVTAVVVPPYIDSSEIVRRGWKRYNLSLGLGLNKVAGKVFRIGHLGNLNELQLLGCLAGVEMILKDVGYPVKLGSGVAAACAYLQNNIPLIPSRI; the protein is encoded by the exons ATGGACTATGTGTATGGACCAGGGAGGAACCATCTCTTTGTTCCGGGGCCAGTCAATATTCCGGAACCTGTCATTAGGGCCATGAATAGAAATAACGAGGATTACCGCTCTCCAGCTATCCCTGCATTGACAAAAACTTTGCTCGAGGATGTGAAGAAAATTTTCAAGACTACAAGTGGGATTCCATTTCTTATCCCCACCACAG GTACTGGTGCATGGGAGAGTGCACTTACTAACACGTTATCTCCAGGAGATCGGATTGTATCTTTCCTCATTGGTCAATTCAGTCTGCTCTGGATAGATCAGCAGCAGCGCCTTAACTTCAATGTTGATGTCATAGAAAGTGAGTGGGGCCAAGGTGCCAACCTTGATATTCTGGCATCAAAACTTGCAGCAGACACTGCACACACCATAAAGGCAATTTGCATTGTTCACAATGAGACAGCAACGGGAGTTACTAATAACTTGGCAAAAGTGAGGAAAATCCTTG ATGACTACAGGCATCCGGCCCTCTTCCTTGTTGATGGAGTGTCTTCCATAGGTGCTCTCGATTACCGAATGGATGAATGGGGTATAGATGTTTCAATAACTGGATCTCAgaaagctctctctcttcccaCTGGGATTGGTTTTGTCTGTGCAAGCCCCAAAGCTCTAGAGGCATCTAAAACTGCAAAATCAGTTAGAGTTTTCTTTGACTGGAAGGACTACTTGAAGTTCTACAACATGGGAACATTTTGGCCATACACCCCTTCCATCCAGCTGTTGTATGGACTCAGAGCAGCTCTAGATCTCATATTTGAGGAAGGACTTGACAATGTGATTGCAAGGCATAGCCGTCTGGGCAAAGCAACAAG GCTTGCTGTGGAGGCTTGGGGCTTGAAGAACTGCACCCAAAAGGAGGAATGGTTCAGTGACACAGTGACTGCAGTTGTAGTTCCTCCCTATATTGATAGTTCGGAAATTGTTAGAAGGGGATGGAAGAGATACAATTTAAGCTTAGGTCTGGGCCTGAACAAAGTAGCTGGGAAGGTTTTTAGAATAGGGCATCTTGGAAATCTGAATGag tTGCAATTATTGGGTTGTCTTGCTGGTGTGGAGATGATACTCAAGGATGTGGGCTACCCGGTTAAGCTAGGTAGTGGAGTAGCTGCAGCTTGTGCATACTTGCAGAACAACATCCCACTCATCCCTTCCAGGATTTGA